Proteins from a genomic interval of Rhipicephalus microplus isolate Deutch F79 chromosome 6, USDA_Rmic, whole genome shotgun sequence:
- the LOC119167389 gene encoding uncharacterized protein LOC119167389 has product MTGISFFTLAVFALIGVVYCASTRETDCQRRRRNEQRVTRNLTGLLVPECDEDGNYKAIQCFGETVRGGRPFCACYDNEFGQIKGPSRNLRSCNCIRAHHEWERQSRSQRVPEPRCDATSGEYNAVQCDVTSHWCVEPDSGRQLGERQSGGCSDNLSSVSCGVGGTHHGHDAPHTGYRSGDHSASNGDHHRGTSHHGTSAHDDRTSQRSGSSGSRGSSGSSGHDQSSSHSSGSSRGSSGSSSHNDDSHQASSSSSRQGSSGQSSSGTSQSSRN; this is encoded by the exons ATGACTGGGATCAGCTTCTTCACACTAGCA GTTTTCGCGCTTATTGGCGTAGTATACTGCG CGTCCACGCGTGAGACGGACTGCCAGCGTCGTCGTCGCAACGAGCAGCGCGTGACCAGGAACCTGACTGGCCTGCTGGTCCCCGAGTGCGATGAAGACGGAAACTACAAGGCCATTCAGTGCTTCGGAGAAACTGTCCGCGGAGGACGGCCCTTCTGCGCATGCTACGACAACGAGTTCGGTCAGATCAAGGGCCCTTCGAGAAACCTGAGATCGTGCAACTGTATCAGGGCGCACCACGAGTGGGAGCGCCAATCAC GTTCTCAGCGAGTACCGGAGCCACGTTGCGACGCCACCTCCGGAGAGTACAACGCCGTGCAATGCGACGTTACCTCACATTGGTGCGTTGAACCGGACTCCGGCCGTCAACTGGGTGAAAGGCAGTCTGGTGGATGTTCTGACAACCTGTCTTCCGTCAGCTGCGGTGTCGGTGGTACGCACCATGGTCACGACGCGCCTCACACTGGCTATCGCAGTGGCGATCACAGCGCATCTAATGGCGATCATCACCGAGGCACTTCTCACCATGGTACATCCGCCCACGACGACCGCACTTCCCAACGCAGTGGCAGCTCTGGTTCTCGTGGCTCATCTGGATCTTCTGGCCACGATCAATCCAGTAGCCACAGCTCCGGATCCTCCCGCGGCAGCTCTGGATCTTCTAGTCACAACGATGATAGCCACCAGGCCAGTTCCAGCTCGTCTCGCCAAGGAAGTTCGGGACAGTCGAGCAGTGGTACCTCTCAGTCAAGTCGTAACTAA